TGAACAAAAAGCCCGGCGCATAATCAGGCTGCTTCTTGAAAAATTTTTTGATTCTCCTTTGATTGTTACCGGCTGCTATGCGGAGCTTGCTGATTCAGAAATAACTTCGATTTCCAAAAATAGAATTGTAATTGTTCCCGGCACAAAAAAATTTATTTTAAAGGAAATTGCCGTTGCAATGAATGGCGGCGAGCTTGATTTTAAAAGCGGAAAATTCAATTTTGAAAATCTAAAATCCTTTGTTAGCAAAAAAATTTTTTCATTTGAGAAAATCGATTCTGCAAAAAAAATTCCAATGGCGGTGAATCCGTTTGTTTTGTATACGCCTGTTTTTGAAAAGCATAGCCGGGCGACTTTGAAGATTCAAGACGGATGCAATAATTCATGCTCGTTCTGTAGAATTCATTTTGCCCGCGGAACTTCTGTTTCTCTTGAGCCTGAAAAAATTCTTGAGCGCGCAAAGGAAATTGAAAATTTAGGTTCTTCAGAAATTGTGCTTACAGGCGTTAACTTGAGCCAGTACGCAGGAAAATCAAATGACGGCGCAATTTTTGATTTTAAAGATTTGCTTTCATTTTTACTTTCTAATACAAAAAAAGTTAAATTTAGAATTTCTTCTTTTTATCCGCAGCATATAACAAAAGAGCTTTGTTCAGTTTTGTCTGACAAAAGAGTTCAGCCGTTTTTTCATTTGAGCATTCAGTCTGGAAGCGATTCTATTTTAAATTCCATGCGCCGGCCTTACAAACGTGAGCAAGTTGAAAATGCGGTTCAGCTTCTTAGAGAATGCAAAATGAATCCGTTTATTTCTTGTGATATAATCGCAGGATTTCCCGGAGAAACGGAAGATGATTTTGAGCGGACAAAGTCATTATGCAAGAAAATGAATTTCGCTTGGATTCACGCTTTTCCTTTTTCTGCAAGACCCGGAACATTGGCATTTTCTATGACTCCAAAAATTCCAGAGCGGATAAAAAATGAGCGCGTAAAGTGGCTTACTGAAATTGCTGTTTCTGGAAAAATTTCTTATATAAATTCTTTTAAAGAAAAAACTGTTGAAGCGACTGTTGAAAAAAAAGTTTTGCAGAAATCAGACGGAAAAAATATTTTTCATGCCGTTACCGAAAATTTTCTTCATGCTGAATTTGAATCTGAAAAAAAAC
The sequence above is drawn from the uncultured Treponema sp. genome and encodes:
- the mtaB gene encoding tRNA (N(6)-L-threonylcarbamoyladenosine(37)-C(2))-methylthiotransferase MtaB: MKNIIHFETLGCRLNQDETEGAARSFSDAGFACELNPVSSGTNPSQDVILSVINTCTVTGKAEQKARRIIRLLLEKFFDSPLIVTGCYAELADSEITSISKNRIVIVPGTKKFILKEIAVAMNGGELDFKSGKFNFENLKSFVSKKIFSFEKIDSAKKIPMAVNPFVLYTPVFEKHSRATLKIQDGCNNSCSFCRIHFARGTSVSLEPEKILERAKEIENLGSSEIVLTGVNLSQYAGKSNDGAIFDFKDLLSFLLSNTKKVKFRISSFYPQHITKELCSVLSDKRVQPFFHLSIQSGSDSILNSMRRPYKREQVENAVQLLRECKMNPFISCDIIAGFPGETEDDFERTKSLCKKMNFAWIHAFPFSARPGTLAFSMTPKIPERIKNERVKWLTEIAVSGKISYINSFKEKTVEATVEKKVLQKSDGKNIFHAVTENFLHAEFESEKKLEAGSVVLLKIISVLEDSIKYGREEECSAEFLK